From the Leifsonia sp. AG29 genome, one window contains:
- a CDS encoding carboxymuconolactone decarboxylase family protein, with the protein MARPTPPTTHVVVPLPDDDELRAALGPDADLATQLNVGKMFAGTGSFFPVLVQLVSAVFTTPDIDGRHRETIILRAAMRMDSAYEWQANEVMARNVGLTDDEIDAIAGDRDLDALDPELSLLCRAADEAYTGHTLNDATLGEMLDAFGATLTRRYAVVLGWFSMLSLFLNITRVPLETSDKIGGRTSPLA; encoded by the coding sequence ATGGCTCGTCCGACCCCGCCCACCACTCACGTCGTCGTCCCACTGCCCGACGACGACGAATTGCGCGCCGCCCTCGGCCCCGACGCCGACCTGGCGACGCAGCTCAACGTCGGCAAGATGTTCGCCGGCACGGGCAGCTTCTTCCCCGTGCTGGTCCAGCTTGTGAGCGCCGTCTTCACGACGCCTGACATCGACGGCCGGCACCGGGAGACGATCATCCTGCGAGCAGCAATGCGCATGGACTCCGCTTACGAGTGGCAGGCGAACGAGGTGATGGCCCGCAACGTCGGGCTCACCGACGATGAGATCGACGCGATCGCGGGTGACCGCGACCTCGATGCGCTCGACCCGGAACTATCGCTCCTCTGCCGCGCGGCCGACGAGGCGTACACGGGCCACACGCTGAATGATGCCACCCTCGGAGAAATGCTCGACGCATTCGGCGCGACGCTGACCCGCCGGTATGCCGTCGTGCTCGGGTGGTTCTCGATGCTCAGTCTGTTCCTCAACATCACGAGAGTGCCTCTCGAGACCTCTGACAAGATCGGAGGTCGCACCTCCCCGCTTGCGTGA
- a CDS encoding MFS transporter, with protein sequence MRERSALTASRVVFAASGVLVASWTSRIPQASAHLGLSPAQLGAVLFTQAAGGIVAAPLAGMVVSRVGTRKATLLSGLVLGTGLACATCGTAVSLMLTVVGLVVFGAGVGVGDVAMSVHVAALEQRTNRSLLPQAYGWFGLGSVAGAAGGAARAAGGVTPLPHLLVVAVLAAGSITVASRFYLRSKPPSTRSPRASLAAAPPRSRTAIALACIAAAFAVAESAGSNWIGVSITRDHAEPALTAGIAYGCLVGTVTLVRLVMPLLLRNLQLTTVLRASTLVGILGVVLVSVAATPALQFVAAVVWGAGVALGIPTALQLAGRDPRLAAARISTVTTAMYIAYLAAPPAIGFLAGSVPTPVALLVVIPLLGAAAALTGMRGLARPVRVTDPRRPTPEHRLDGPKTLIVDD encoded by the coding sequence ATGCGTGAGCGTTCTGCGCTGACAGCATCGCGTGTCGTTTTCGCGGCTTCCGGTGTGCTCGTCGCCAGCTGGACCTCGCGCATCCCGCAGGCATCGGCGCATCTAGGGCTCTCACCTGCGCAGCTCGGCGCGGTGCTGTTCACCCAGGCGGCGGGAGGGATCGTCGCGGCACCTCTGGCTGGCATGGTGGTGTCACGCGTGGGCACACGGAAGGCAACTCTGCTGTCGGGGCTCGTCCTCGGCACAGGGCTTGCCTGCGCGACATGCGGTACCGCCGTCTCCCTCATGCTGACCGTGGTCGGCTTGGTCGTCTTCGGCGCAGGCGTGGGCGTGGGCGACGTCGCGATGAGCGTGCATGTCGCCGCACTGGAGCAGCGCACAAACCGGTCGTTGTTGCCGCAGGCATACGGATGGTTCGGGCTCGGAAGCGTCGCCGGAGCCGCCGGTGGAGCGGCCCGCGCGGCGGGAGGCGTGACCCCACTCCCCCACCTTCTGGTTGTCGCCGTTCTCGCGGCCGGCAGCATCACGGTCGCGAGCCGCTTCTACCTGCGCTCGAAGCCGCCCTCGACTCGATCGCCCCGCGCATCCCTAGCTGCCGCGCCACCCAGATCACGAACGGCGATCGCTCTAGCCTGTATCGCGGCGGCCTTCGCCGTCGCCGAGAGCGCAGGAAGCAACTGGATCGGCGTCTCCATCACCAGAGACCATGCCGAACCAGCGCTCACCGCAGGCATCGCTTACGGCTGCCTCGTCGGCACCGTCACCCTCGTCAGACTCGTGATGCCGCTGCTGCTCCGCAATCTGCAGCTGACGACCGTGCTGCGGGCCAGCACGCTGGTCGGCATCCTCGGCGTCGTCCTCGTGAGCGTCGCGGCGACACCCGCGCTGCAGTTCGTGGCCGCCGTGGTGTGGGGCGCCGGGGTCGCGCTCGGCATCCCGACGGCACTGCAGCTCGCCGGTCGGGACCCGCGACTCGCCGCCGCTCGCATTTCGACGGTGACGACCGCCATGTACATCGCCTACCTCGCCGCGCCGCCCGCCATCGGCTTCCTCGCCGGGTCCGTCCCGACTCCCGTCGCCCTGCTCGTCGTGATACCCCTGCTCGGCGCGGCTGCGGCCCTGACCGGGATGCGCGGCTTGGCGAGGCCCGTCCGCGTCACGGACCCGCGGCGACCTACCCCCGAGCACCGGCTCGACGGGCCGAAGACCCTCATCGTCGACGACTGA
- a CDS encoding ABC transporter substrate-binding protein — protein MASSAHRIPLRVARAAGIAATVAVAAVALAGCSQSAPAQSASKPDDGTSLTMWARDANGNIAQTLVNEYNKTHKNKVKLTVIPTNSYQTKVGAAAGSNGLPDILAADVVYSPNYVKQGLFQDITSQVKGLPFYGKLSHAHTDAASKDGKIYGTPLVVDSSLIMYNKDLFSKAGLDPDKGPKDFTDIYNDAKAIRDKVGGDTYGFYFAGNCAGCNAYTMMPYLSAAGKPPFIDDGKKAQIDTAPMKATLDLYKKLFDEGIVPPSAKSDDGTNWTKLFNAGKIGIIPIGNFNFTPAQQAKITYGEAGLPAPDGSETSAFIGGDVAGISKNSTHAAQAWDFLQWTLGEDAQVNVLAKAGNLPSRVDLAENKYSSTNPAVVAAIKGEATGYTPSSTAYGSLVNDATGPWLKGIRDYVFNGDSNALTTAQKSFDTGLAQAQ, from the coding sequence ATGGCATCAAGTGCCCACCGCATCCCGTTGCGGGTAGCGCGCGCTGCAGGGATCGCGGCGACCGTGGCCGTGGCCGCGGTCGCGCTCGCGGGCTGCTCGCAGAGCGCACCTGCGCAGTCCGCCAGCAAGCCGGACGACGGCACGTCGCTCACCATGTGGGCGCGCGACGCCAACGGCAACATCGCGCAAACGCTGGTGAACGAGTACAACAAGACCCACAAGAACAAGGTCAAGCTCACGGTGATCCCCACCAACAGCTACCAGACCAAGGTCGGCGCGGCCGCGGGCTCGAACGGGCTGCCGGACATCCTGGCCGCAGACGTCGTCTACTCGCCCAACTACGTGAAGCAGGGACTGTTCCAGGACATCACGTCGCAGGTCAAAGGCCTTCCGTTCTACGGCAAGCTCTCGCACGCGCACACCGATGCGGCGAGCAAGGACGGGAAGATCTACGGCACCCCGCTGGTGGTCGACTCGTCGCTGATCATGTACAACAAGGACCTGTTCAGCAAGGCGGGACTGGACCCGGACAAGGGGCCGAAGGATTTCACGGACATCTACAACGACGCGAAGGCCATCCGCGACAAGGTGGGCGGCGACACCTACGGGTTCTACTTCGCCGGGAACTGCGCCGGATGCAACGCGTACACGATGATGCCGTACCTGTCTGCCGCGGGTAAGCCGCCGTTCATCGACGACGGCAAGAAGGCGCAGATCGACACCGCTCCGATGAAGGCGACGCTGGATCTCTACAAGAAGCTCTTCGACGAGGGCATCGTGCCGCCGAGTGCCAAGTCGGACGACGGCACCAACTGGACCAAGCTGTTCAACGCCGGCAAGATCGGCATCATCCCCATCGGCAACTTCAACTTCACTCCGGCGCAGCAGGCGAAGATCACCTACGGGGAGGCCGGCCTTCCCGCTCCCGACGGATCGGAGACCTCCGCGTTCATCGGAGGCGATGTCGCAGGGATCAGCAAGAACTCCACCCACGCCGCCCAGGCCTGGGACTTCCTCCAGTGGACGCTCGGCGAGGACGCACAGGTGAACGTGCTCGCCAAGGCGGGCAACCTCCCCTCGCGGGTCGACCTGGCCGAGAACAAGTACAGCTCGACGAACCCCGCGGTGGTCGCTGCCATCAAGGGGGAGGCCACCGGGTACACCCCGTCCTCGACCGCGTACGGGTCGCTGGTGAACGACGCCACGGGCCCCTGGCTGAAGGGGATCCGAGACTACGTCTTCAACGGCGACAGCAACGCGCTGACGACCGCTCAGAAGTCGTTCGACACAGGTCTCGCGCAGGCTCAGTAG
- a CDS encoding GntR family transcriptional regulator: MVDQGLLAYETLSQQITSWALPPGTHLVEAELAASIGVSRTPLRDALARLRGEGLVDQEPGRGAVVSPVTAEHAVAIYQARDALESYALRLAAESTRTAAFASFANEFGALASRAADAEAVASCSARFDAAVLNAADSPVIASLIAGLMGRVHRLRRLAATDSGRLQASCVQRQSVAIALEAGLGAAAVAANSARLRSSLDSVLHRLLSHLAPPEHGPTEPPLGRHSSSTTEP, translated from the coding sequence ATGGTCGATCAAGGCTTGCTTGCATACGAGACGCTGAGTCAGCAGATCACCTCGTGGGCGCTGCCGCCCGGCACACATCTGGTGGAGGCCGAACTCGCTGCGAGCATCGGGGTGTCACGGACGCCGCTCCGGGATGCGCTCGCTCGCCTTCGCGGCGAGGGACTCGTCGACCAGGAGCCGGGGCGGGGCGCTGTGGTCTCACCCGTGACGGCGGAGCACGCCGTCGCCATCTATCAGGCACGCGACGCGCTCGAGTCGTATGCATTGCGGCTAGCCGCCGAATCGACCCGCACGGCCGCATTTGCGAGCTTTGCGAACGAGTTCGGCGCCCTCGCAAGCAGGGCTGCGGACGCAGAGGCGGTGGCTTCCTGCTCTGCACGATTCGACGCAGCCGTGCTGAACGCAGCGGACAGCCCGGTCATCGCATCCCTCATCGCCGGACTCATGGGCAGGGTCCATCGGTTGCGTCGCCTGGCGGCTACGGACTCCGGGCGCCTCCAGGCCTCCTGCGTGCAACGTCAGAGCGTTGCGATCGCGCTCGAGGCAGGTCTCGGGGCCGCTGCTGTCGCCGCGAACTCGGCCCGCCTCCGGAGCAGCCTCGACTCCGTCTTGCATCGCTTGCTCTCACACCTCGCACCGCCCGAGCACGGCCCGACGGAACCGCCTCTCGGAAGACACTCATCGTCGACGACTGAACCCTGA
- a CDS encoding glycoside hydrolase family 127 protein translates to MKTSRHVSPVLPAATDRLAVQPLGLDAVTIRSGVWADWQRDNRAVTTPHSFHWLERDGTVDNLRRLDPSGSGRPERRGPWFTDSDLYKALEAVAWDLGREDSPELAELVGDISDIIRRAQAPDGYINSFVQAGMDVRWDNLVKSHELYCIGHLIQAGIAHRRSTGRSELFDIAVAAADVVVADFGDGRRSDTDGHEEIEMALVELYRETGNRTYLDLAQQLVDVRGYRTLDTTNFGDSPYYQDATPVREETTVVGHAVRAIYLLAGVVDIAIETGEEALLSAAITQWESMTATKTYLNGAVGSRFIGEAFGDPYELPPDLAYGETCATIGNIMVSWRLLLLTGESRFADAIERALYNLFAASTAVDRKGFFYNNPAQRRTALEAAPTNTRPDRADAPGTRPAWFECACCPPNIMRTIASLGAYVSTATGTAVQLHQFLPVSIETELNAGAVRLEVDTRYPLDGFIDVTVQETMGSEWALEFRVPEWAGRPELTINGISSGYSITEKGYARVSRVWVPGDVITFIVPMEPRLTVAHPAVDAVRGAVAIERGPVVYAFESVDQDPIVDLNHVELLRDPVMTEHIREDFLGQASALITVRGRARQDAQWRDTGWKRLEEAPPSDGTEVELTAIPYALWANRGPSVMRIFIPLEASPA, encoded by the coding sequence GTGAAGACCAGCCGTCACGTCTCGCCCGTTCTGCCCGCCGCCACCGATCGCCTGGCCGTGCAACCGCTCGGCCTCGATGCTGTGACGATCCGCAGCGGCGTGTGGGCAGACTGGCAGCGCGATAACCGCGCCGTGACGACACCGCACTCCTTCCACTGGTTGGAGCGCGACGGCACGGTCGACAACCTGCGCCGGCTCGACCCGTCCGGTTCCGGGAGGCCGGAGCGCCGGGGGCCGTGGTTCACCGACTCGGATCTCTACAAGGCTCTGGAGGCGGTCGCCTGGGACCTGGGCCGGGAGGATTCGCCGGAGCTGGCCGAGCTGGTCGGCGACATCTCGGACATCATCCGTCGCGCCCAAGCACCGGACGGCTACATCAACTCGTTCGTGCAAGCGGGCATGGACGTCCGCTGGGACAACCTGGTCAAGAGCCACGAGCTCTACTGCATCGGTCACCTCATCCAGGCCGGGATCGCGCATCGGCGCTCGACCGGGCGCTCCGAGCTCTTCGATATCGCCGTCGCCGCTGCCGATGTCGTCGTCGCCGACTTCGGCGACGGCCGCCGCTCCGATACGGACGGTCACGAGGAGATCGAGATGGCCCTCGTCGAGCTCTACCGGGAAACCGGGAATCGCACGTACCTCGATCTCGCGCAGCAGCTCGTGGACGTTCGCGGCTACCGGACGCTGGACACCACGAACTTCGGGGACAGCCCCTACTACCAGGACGCCACCCCCGTGCGAGAGGAGACCACCGTCGTCGGACACGCGGTTCGCGCCATCTACCTCCTCGCCGGCGTCGTGGACATCGCCATCGAGACCGGCGAGGAAGCGCTGCTCTCGGCGGCGATCACCCAATGGGAGTCGATGACCGCCACGAAGACGTACCTGAACGGTGCCGTCGGATCGCGCTTCATCGGGGAGGCGTTCGGGGACCCCTACGAACTTCCGCCGGACCTCGCATACGGGGAGACCTGCGCCACGATCGGCAACATCATGGTCAGTTGGCGCCTCCTCCTCCTGACGGGCGAGTCGAGATTCGCCGACGCGATCGAGCGGGCGCTCTACAACCTGTTCGCCGCATCGACGGCCGTCGACCGCAAGGGCTTCTTCTACAACAATCCCGCTCAAAGACGCACAGCACTCGAAGCCGCCCCGACCAACACCCGGCCGGACCGCGCCGATGCGCCCGGCACCCGGCCCGCCTGGTTCGAGTGCGCGTGCTGCCCCCCGAACATCATGCGGACCATCGCGTCGCTGGGAGCGTATGTCAGCACCGCCACGGGCACCGCGGTCCAGCTGCACCAGTTCCTCCCGGTGAGCATCGAGACGGAGCTGAACGCCGGGGCGGTGCGTCTCGAGGTCGATACGCGCTATCCCCTCGACGGCTTCATCGACGTCACCGTGCAGGAGACGATGGGCAGCGAATGGGCGCTCGAGTTCCGGGTCCCCGAATGGGCGGGCCGTCCCGAGCTGACCATCAACGGCATCTCCAGCGGCTACTCGATCACCGAGAAGGGGTACGCCCGGGTCTCCCGCGTATGGGTGCCCGGCGACGTCATCACCTTCATCGTTCCGATGGAGCCGCGGCTGACGGTCGCGCATCCCGCCGTCGACGCCGTACGCGGTGCCGTCGCCATCGAGCGGGGTCCGGTCGTGTACGCGTTCGAGAGCGTCGATCAGGACCCGATCGTCGACCTCAACCATGTGGAACTGCTCCGCGATCCCGTCATGACCGAACACATCCGCGAGGACTTCCTGGGTCAGGCCTCGGCCTTGATCACAGTGAGGGGCCGCGCTCGTCAGGACGCCCAGTGGCGCGACACCGGATGGAAGCGGCTGGAGGAGGCGCCCCCCAGCGACGGCACGGAAGTCGAACTCACGGCGATCCCGTACGCCCTCTGGGCGAACCGCGGCCCGTCGGTCATGCGCATCTTCATCCCGCTGGAGGCATCGCCCGCGTGA
- a CDS encoding TetR/AcrR family transcriptional regulator — MDAKHRDEQDRVGRGRPRRFDPGRGEHIIEVALQVIVDKGVGGLTQRLVAGAADVPLGSVTYHYPTKRELVRAAFALFVEEQTALYERIVGAANTQAELLEVLEGMVTGGPNRERAGVLGFELHLAALRDPWLRDLTQRWTDASRTTLARLMDPESAADLDAFLEGLILHSLLAPERSGRPPTRRSIARFLETVDGPVAGPREASDA; from the coding sequence ATGGACGCAAAGCACCGCGACGAACAGGACCGGGTGGGCCGGGGGCGACCGCGCCGTTTCGATCCGGGGCGCGGCGAGCACATCATCGAGGTCGCGTTGCAAGTCATCGTCGACAAGGGTGTCGGCGGGCTCACGCAGCGATTGGTCGCGGGCGCGGCCGATGTTCCCTTGGGGTCCGTGACCTATCACTACCCGACGAAGCGTGAGTTGGTTCGCGCGGCGTTCGCGTTGTTCGTCGAGGAGCAGACCGCTCTCTATGAGCGGATAGTCGGTGCGGCCAATACACAGGCGGAACTCTTGGAAGTCCTCGAGGGCATGGTCACCGGGGGGCCGAATCGTGAACGGGCGGGAGTTCTCGGTTTCGAGCTCCATCTCGCGGCACTGCGGGACCCTTGGCTGCGCGATCTCACCCAGCGGTGGACCGATGCCAGCCGGACGACACTCGCCCGGCTGATGGATCCGGAATCGGCGGCGGATCTCGATGCCTTCCTCGAAGGCCTCATCCTCCATTCCCTGCTGGCACCGGAGCGATCAGGCAGGCCGCCCACGCGTCGTTCCATCGCTCGATTCCTCGAGACGGTCGACGGACCGGTCGCGGGACCTCGCGAGGCGTCGGATGCGTGA
- a CDS encoding LacI family DNA-binding transcriptional regulator — protein MPSAAPRKNPTVADVASLAGVSPGTVSKALNGRGDLRQATREKVLAAAEQLGFQPNLMARGLLSGRTYIVGVLTTDSIGRFTIPLLTGAEDALGAGQMSMLLCESRGDPIREQHYLRVLLARRVDGIIVTGRSSDRRPSLGQDFPVPVVYALVESDDPRDLSILHDDEDGAAQAVQHLLDTGRRRIAHVTGPPHHVAVRHRLAGVERVLSQAGESLVGGGALFGEWSEEWGREAALRLLRSGAEFDGVFCASDQIARGLGDGLRENGVEVPREVGIVGVDNWDVMVNAARPPLTTVDLQLSELGNVAATRLLAAIAGEPAAGGIERVPCRLIQRQSTAIS, from the coding sequence ATGCCGTCCGCAGCCCCGAGGAAGAATCCGACCGTCGCGGACGTCGCATCCCTGGCCGGTGTCTCTCCGGGCACCGTCTCCAAGGCACTGAACGGCCGCGGCGACCTTCGGCAGGCCACGCGCGAGAAGGTGCTCGCAGCAGCCGAACAGCTGGGCTTCCAACCCAATCTCATGGCGCGCGGGCTCCTCTCCGGTCGCACGTACATCGTGGGCGTGCTGACCACGGACAGCATCGGCCGGTTCACCATCCCCCTCCTGACGGGAGCCGAAGATGCGCTCGGCGCTGGGCAGATGTCCATGCTCCTCTGCGAGAGCCGGGGAGATCCCATCAGGGAGCAGCATTACCTTCGCGTCCTGCTCGCTCGTCGGGTCGACGGCATCATCGTGACCGGGCGCTCGAGCGACCGGCGCCCCTCGCTCGGGCAGGACTTCCCCGTCCCGGTGGTCTATGCGCTCGTCGAATCCGACGACCCACGCGACCTGTCGATCCTCCATGACGATGAGGACGGCGCCGCGCAGGCCGTGCAGCACCTTCTGGACACGGGAAGGCGACGCATCGCGCACGTGACCGGCCCCCCGCACCACGTCGCCGTCCGCCACAGGCTGGCAGGCGTGGAGCGCGTTCTGTCGCAGGCCGGCGAGAGCCTCGTCGGCGGCGGCGCGTTGTTCGGCGAATGGAGCGAGGAGTGGGGCCGGGAGGCCGCGCTGCGTCTACTGCGCTCGGGCGCTGAGTTCGATGGCGTGTTCTGCGCCAGCGATCAGATAGCGCGCGGGCTCGGCGACGGTTTGCGGGAGAACGGCGTCGAGGTCCCCCGCGAGGTCGGCATCGTCGGGGTGGACAACTGGGACGTCATGGTCAATGCAGCTCGACCCCCGCTGACCACCGTGGATCTCCAACTGTCGGAATTGGGCAACGTCGCGGCGACCCGGCTGCTTGCCGCCATCGCTGGGGAGCCCGCCGCGGGCGGAATCGAACGTGTGCCCTGTCGGCTCATCCAACGGCAGTCCACCGCCATCAGCTGA
- a CDS encoding carbohydrate ABC transporter permease, which yields MTTTATQPASRTSRRPGRRSRRLVAGGSYHLFSGILAAVFLMPILWATLNSFKTSAEANQADPTWFPHSFSLESYAKLANYGNGIAVYLWNSLSLSILVVIGTVVVTVLAGYGFARFRFRGKSLLFGTTLLILMVPYATILIPLYIVLGWLHLTNSVVGLALTLIMFQMPFGVFLMRNSFESIPRELEEAALVDGCGPVGALRFISLRLVVPGVVTVALFSFLASWNEFLAPLIFLNDGSQYTLPLMLVGLSTGQYGAVDYGSLQAGVVITIVPVLLLYLALQRYYVSGLVNGALRG from the coding sequence GTGACCACCACAGCAACGCAGCCGGCGTCGCGAACCTCTCGACGTCCCGGTCGCCGCTCGCGACGCCTGGTCGCCGGCGGGTCCTACCATCTGTTCAGCGGGATCCTCGCGGCCGTCTTCCTGATGCCGATCCTGTGGGCGACCCTCAATTCGTTCAAGACGTCGGCGGAGGCGAATCAGGCCGACCCCACGTGGTTCCCGCACAGCTTCTCGCTCGAGAGCTACGCCAAGCTGGCGAACTACGGAAACGGGATCGCCGTGTATCTGTGGAACAGCCTGTCCCTCTCGATCCTCGTCGTGATCGGAACCGTCGTCGTGACGGTCCTCGCCGGTTACGGGTTCGCCAGATTCCGGTTCCGCGGCAAGTCGCTCCTGTTCGGGACCACCCTGCTGATCCTGATGGTCCCCTACGCCACCATCCTCATCCCGCTCTACATCGTCCTCGGCTGGTTGCACCTCACCAACTCCGTGGTCGGGCTCGCCCTGACCTTGATCATGTTCCAGATGCCGTTCGGCGTCTTCCTCATGCGCAACAGCTTCGAGTCGATTCCGCGCGAACTCGAGGAAGCGGCGCTGGTCGACGGGTGCGGGCCGGTCGGAGCGCTTCGGTTCATCTCGCTGAGGCTCGTCGTGCCCGGAGTGGTGACCGTCGCCCTGTTCTCGTTCCTGGCTTCGTGGAACGAGTTCCTCGCACCGCTGATCTTCTTGAACGACGGCTCGCAGTACACCCTCCCGTTGATGCTGGTCGGACTGTCTACGGGCCAGTACGGCGCGGTGGACTACGGGTCGCTCCAAGCGGGCGTCGTCATCACCATCGTGCCCGTACTGCTGCTCTATCTCGCCTTGCAGCGCTACTACGTCTCGGGACTCGTGAACGGAGCGCTGCGCGGATGA
- a CDS encoding carbohydrate ABC transporter permease, producing the protein MIATSSEDIRAKAPVAPTRRRRSTLTSRPGLGMLFVAPLTLIVTVLFLIPLGVLIFMSFQNWPLLGGPTPNGLANYQAIPENTLFTGAITFTLIYTVLATVVIFGVSFVLVAVSNSRRRGAKFYRTAFFLPYVVGTASAALIWFAAVNDQNGIANTLLQALGFGKGPWGFLDTPGQALFTTLTLVVWKFIGFQVIVLLVGLQAVPAELYEAARMDGASTLQRLRYITLPYLRPTLALLLILSITGSLLAFDQFQVLIHGGPDNSTITLVMAIYDTAFAKFDLGKAAALSIILLIALVILNGIQLMFLREKEDK; encoded by the coding sequence ATGATCGCAACATCTTCCGAGGACATCCGGGCGAAGGCCCCGGTCGCCCCGACTCGGAGGCGCAGATCCACTCTCACCTCCCGCCCAGGACTGGGGATGCTCTTCGTCGCTCCGTTGACGCTCATCGTCACCGTGCTGTTCCTCATCCCACTGGGCGTCCTCATCTTCATGTCGTTCCAGAACTGGCCTCTGCTCGGCGGCCCGACACCGAACGGCCTCGCGAATTATCAAGCCATCCCCGAGAACACGCTCTTCACCGGAGCGATAACGTTCACCCTGATCTACACGGTGCTGGCCACGGTCGTCATCTTCGGCGTCTCCTTCGTGCTCGTCGCGGTTTCGAACTCGCGTCGCCGCGGCGCGAAGTTCTATCGCACGGCCTTCTTCCTCCCTTACGTCGTCGGCACGGCATCCGCCGCGCTCATCTGGTTCGCAGCGGTCAACGACCAGAACGGCATCGCGAACACGCTCCTGCAGGCTCTGGGGTTCGGCAAGGGACCCTGGGGATTCCTGGACACGCCGGGGCAGGCGCTCTTCACCACCCTCACCCTCGTGGTGTGGAAGTTCATCGGCTTCCAGGTGATCGTGCTGCTGGTCGGGCTGCAGGCCGTGCCCGCGGAGCTCTACGAGGCGGCCCGGATGGACGGCGCCTCCACCCTCCAGCGCCTCCGCTACATCACGCTGCCCTACCTCCGTCCCACGCTCGCCCTGTTGCTGATCCTCTCGATCACCGGTTCGCTGCTCGCGTTCGACCAATTCCAGGTGCTCATCCACGGCGGGCCGGACAACAGCACCATCACCCTCGTCATGGCCATCTACGACACGGCGTTCGCGAAGTTCGACCTCGGCAAAGCCGCTGCGCTCTCGATCATCCTGCTGATCGCTCTCGTGATCCTCAACGGCATCCAGCTCATGTTCCTCCGGGAGAAGGAAGACAAGTGA
- a CDS encoding epoxide hydrolase family protein, with translation MLSSFFSDHELSELRARLRATRWPEPWPEIHGEAGWRAGTDGHILRTLVEYWADGYDWDAQWSAIEALPWHSIDLGETPVAYLRFDAEREERLPIILTNGWPSSALELVGIAERLARPSRFGGDPGTSMTVIIPALPGFPFSPQRPSLPSTTVDTGLREQTHELWHRLMTALGFGRYLAHGGDLGAGITSRLAQAHPDAVAGIHLLSVAAPAHVDEDTLTSEEREHLKRVDAWLAAEGGYQHQQQTRPLTLAPALSDSPAGLLSWILEKHRAWSDCEGDVFSRFSPDYLLTLASVYWFSNSIGTSFRPYWEYAAGLLPRVERVAVPTAVALFPHDLASPPRSWAERTYNVTRFTRMPSGGHFAPHEEPGLLAADITEFATAL, from the coding sequence ATGCTGTCCTCGTTCTTTTCTGATCATGAACTGTCCGAGCTCCGCGCGCGCTTGCGGGCGACACGATGGCCCGAACCCTGGCCGGAAATCCACGGCGAAGCGGGTTGGCGCGCGGGGACCGATGGGCACATCCTGCGGACACTGGTGGAGTACTGGGCAGACGGTTACGACTGGGATGCCCAGTGGTCGGCCATCGAGGCGTTGCCCTGGCACTCCATCGATCTCGGCGAGACCCCGGTCGCGTACCTCCGGTTCGACGCGGAGCGCGAGGAACGCCTCCCGATCATCCTCACGAACGGCTGGCCGAGCAGCGCCCTGGAGCTCGTGGGCATCGCAGAGCGGCTGGCGAGGCCGTCCCGCTTCGGGGGCGATCCCGGAACGTCGATGACGGTGATCATCCCGGCCCTACCCGGATTCCCCTTCTCTCCGCAACGGCCGTCGCTTCCCAGCACCACGGTGGACACGGGGCTCCGTGAGCAGACCCATGAGCTCTGGCATCGGCTGATGACCGCGCTGGGGTTCGGACGGTACCTCGCGCACGGAGGCGATCTCGGAGCCGGCATCACCTCCCGTCTGGCACAGGCACATCCGGACGCGGTGGCCGGCATCCACCTGCTCTCTGTCGCCGCGCCTGCGCACGTCGACGAGGACACGCTCACGTCGGAGGAGCGGGAACACCTGAAGCGTGTCGATGCTTGGCTGGCCGCCGAAGGCGGATACCAGCATCAGCAGCAGACCAGGCCACTCACGCTCGCACCGGCGCTTTCGGATTCACCCGCAGGACTCCTCTCGTGGATCCTCGAGAAGCATCGGGCCTGGAGCGACTGCGAGGGTGACGTCTTCTCCCGCTTCAGCCCGGATTATCTGCTGACGCTGGCCTCGGTGTACTGGTTCAGCAACTCGATCGGCACATCCTTCCGCCCCTATTGGGAGTACGCAGCAGGGCTGCTGCCGCGCGTCGAGCGCGTGGCGGTCCCGACGGCCGTCGCGTTGTTCCCGCACGACCTTGCGAGTCCTCCGCGCAGCTGGGCCGAGCGGACCTACAACGTCACTCGATTCACCCGCATGCCGAGCGGCGGTCATTTCGCACCGCACGAAGAGCCGGGTCTGCTCGCGGCCGATATCACCGAATTCGCAACTGCACTCTAG